In Erigeron canadensis isolate Cc75 chromosome 6, C_canadensis_v1, whole genome shotgun sequence, the following are encoded in one genomic region:
- the LOC122605210 gene encoding WD repeat domain-containing protein 83 isoform X1 translates to MSAGELPKKEVNVLKGHEGAVLTARFNGNGEYCLTGGKDRTIRLWNPHKGIHIKTYKSHGREVRDIHVTSDNSKICSCGGDRQIFYWDVSTGRVIRKFRGHDSEVNAVKFNEYSSVVVSAGYDRSVRAWDCRSHSTEPIQIIDTFLDSVMSVCLTKTEIIAGSVDGTVRTFDIRIGRELSDDLGQPVNCISLSNDGNCVLASCLDSTLRLLDRTTGELLQEYKGHTCKSFKMDCCLTNNDAHVVGGSEDGHLYFWDLVDASVVSSFRAHSSVVTSVSYHPKDNCMITASVDGSVRVWKT, encoded by the exons ATGAGCGCCGGAGAGTTGCCGAAAAAGGAAGTGAACGTATTGAAAGGACATGAAGGTGCTGTTTTAACGGCTAGGTTTAACGGTAACGGTGAATATTGTCTAACCGGCGGCAAAGATCGGACTATCCGTCTTTGGAATCCTCACAAGGGAATTCATATTAAAACCTACAAATCTCACGGCCGTGAAGTTCGTGACATTCACGTTACATC AGATAATTCAAAAATCTGCTCATGTGGTGGTGATCGACAAATCTTCTATTGGGATGTATCAACTGGTCGTGTTATCCGAAAGTTTCGAGGTCATGATAGTGAG GTGAATGCTGTAAAGTTCAATGAATATTCGTCTGTAGTTGTATCGGCAGGGTATGACCGTTCAGTGCGTGCCTGGGACTGTAGATCTCATAGCACCGAGCCAATTCAG ATCATTGACACCTTTTTAGACAGTGTTATGTCTGTTTGCTTAACAAAAACTGAAATCATTGCGGGAAGTGTTGATGGAACTGTACGGACATTTGACATTCGAATTGGTAG AGAATTATCTGATGACTTGGGGCAACCTGTTAACTGTATCTCACTGTCAAATGACGGTAATTGTGTGTTAGCAAGCTGTTTGGATTCTACTCTGCGGCTTTTGGACCG AACTACTGGTGAATTATTACAAGAATATAAAGGTCATACATGTAAG TCCTTCAAGATGGATTGCTGTCTAACAAACAATGATGCTCATGTAGTTGGGGGATCGGAAGATGGCCATCTTTACTTCTGGGATCTGGTAGATGCGTCTGTGGTTTCAAGTTTCCGTGCTCACTCCTCAGTG GTAACGAGCGTTAGTTATCACCCAAAAGATAACTGTATGATAACTGCATCTGTTGATGGATCAGTACGCGTTTGGAAAACTTAA
- the LOC122605210 gene encoding WD repeat domain-containing protein 83 isoform X2: MSAGELPKKEVNVLKGHEGAVLTARFNGNGEYCLTGGKDRTIRLWNPHKGIHIKTYKSHGREVRDIHVTSDNSKICSCGGDRQIFYWDVSTGRVIRKFRGHDSEVNAVKFNEYSSVVVSAGYDRSVRAWDCRSHSTEPIQIIDTFLDSVMSVCLTKTEIIAGSVDGTVRTFDIRIGRELSDDLGQPVNCISLSNDGNCVLASCLDSTLRLLDRLFFSFAELLVNYYKNIKVIHVSPSRWIAV, encoded by the exons ATGAGCGCCGGAGAGTTGCCGAAAAAGGAAGTGAACGTATTGAAAGGACATGAAGGTGCTGTTTTAACGGCTAGGTTTAACGGTAACGGTGAATATTGTCTAACCGGCGGCAAAGATCGGACTATCCGTCTTTGGAATCCTCACAAGGGAATTCATATTAAAACCTACAAATCTCACGGCCGTGAAGTTCGTGACATTCACGTTACATC AGATAATTCAAAAATCTGCTCATGTGGTGGTGATCGACAAATCTTCTATTGGGATGTATCAACTGGTCGTGTTATCCGAAAGTTTCGAGGTCATGATAGTGAG GTGAATGCTGTAAAGTTCAATGAATATTCGTCTGTAGTTGTATCGGCAGGGTATGACCGTTCAGTGCGTGCCTGGGACTGTAGATCTCATAGCACCGAGCCAATTCAG ATCATTGACACCTTTTTAGACAGTGTTATGTCTGTTTGCTTAACAAAAACTGAAATCATTGCGGGAAGTGTTGATGGAACTGTACGGACATTTGACATTCGAATTGGTAG AGAATTATCTGATGACTTGGGGCAACCTGTTAACTGTATCTCACTGTCAAATGACGGTAATTGTGTGTTAGCAAGCTGTTTGGATTCTACTCTGCGGCTTTTGGACCG ACTGTTCTTTTCATTTGCAGAACTACTGGTGAATTATTACAAGAATATAAAGGTCATACATGTAAG TCCTTCAAGATGGATTGCTGTCTAA
- the LOC122606012 gene encoding histidinol dehydrogenase, chloroplastic isoform X1, with the protein MSVVGYTSQLVFTQSSSSRRFCSLPRSTIGSFGAITTSRKLSFKTHQAYLPVPLSNTTTCAMKSYKLADLTQMEVDNLKARPRINFTSIFSTVQPIVDDVRSRGDAAVKDYTLKFDKVEIEKIIENVNDLPDPELDDAVRESFDVAYSNIYAFHAAQKPVEKVVENMKGVRCKRVARSISSVGLYVPGGTAVLPSTALMLAIPAQIAGCKTVVLATPPSSDGSICKEVLYCAKKAGVTHILKAGGAQAISAMAWGTSSCPKVEKIYGPGNQYVTAAKMILQNSEAMVSIDMPAGPSEVLVIADKYASPVHIAADLLSQAEHGPDSQVVLVIAGDGVDIKAIDEEITKQCNSLPRGEFASKALSHSFTVFARDMVEAVTFSNLYAPEHLIINVKDAEKWESFIENAGSVFLGQWTPESVGDYASGTNHVLPTYGYARMYSGVSLDSFLKYITIQSLTEEGLAKLGPHVATMAEVEGLDAHKRAVTLRLEDIKARQVV; encoded by the exons ATGTCAGTTGTAGGTTATACTAGTCAGCTGGTTTTCACTCAGAGCTCGTCTTCCCGTCGTTTTTGCTCGTTACCTCGGTCCACTATAGGCTCCTTTGGAGCTATAACAACATCAag GAAATTGTCATTTAAAACACACCAAGCTTATTTACCAG TGCCCCTTTCTAACACTACTACGTGTGCAATGAAATCCTATAAGCTAGCTGATCTTACACAGATGGAGGTTGACAATCTCAAAGCCCGACCCCGAATTAATTTTACTTCCATTTTCAGTACA GTTCAACCTATTGTTGATGATGTTCGCAGCAGAGGTGATGCGGCTGTTAAAGA TTATACTCTCAAGTTTGACAAAGTTGAAATAGAAAAGATTATTGAAAATGTCAATGATCTTCCAGACCCGGAG CTTGATGATGCTGTTCGCGAGTCCTTTGATGTGGCATACAGCAACATCTATGCATTTCATGCTGCACAAAAGCCAGTTGAGAAAGTCGTTGAGAATATGAAA GGTGTTAGATGCAAACGAGTGGCGAGGAGCATTTCTTCTGTTGGTCTTTATGTTCCAGGAGGCACTGCAGTTCTACCCTCAACCGCTCTTATGCTTGCCATT CCAGCACAGATTGCTGGATGTAAAACAGTAGTGCTTGCAACTCCTCCATCTAGTGATGGCAGCATCTGCAAG GAGGTACTATATTGTGCGAAGAAGGCCGGTGTGACCCACATTCTTAAAGCAGGAGGAGCTCAG GCGATTTCTGCCATGGCATGGGGAACGTCATCATGTCCTAAG GTTGAGAAGATATATGGTCCTGGAAATCAGTACGTAACAGCTGCAAAAATGATTCTACAA AACAGCGAGGCTATGGTATCTATCGACATGCCGGCAGGGCCATCGGAAGTGCTCGTCATTGCTGACAAATATGCCAGCCCTGTTCACATAGCTGCGGATCTGCTTTCTCAG GCGGAGCATGGGCCAGATAGCCAGGTGGTTCTGGTAATTGCAGGTGATGGTGTGGATATCAAAGCCATTGATGAAGAAATCACTAAACAATGCAATAGTCTCCCAAGAGGAGAGTTTGCTTCTAAAGCTCTTAGTCACAGCTTTACTGTGTTTGCACGTGATATGGTTGAG GCAGTTACATTTTCTAACTTATACGCACCGGAACATCTGATCATTAATGTAAAAGATGCAGAGAAGTGGGAGAGCTTTATTGAAAATGCAG GCTCTGTGTTTTTAGGGCAATGGACTCCAGAGAGTGTGGGGGATTATGCAAGCGGGACAAACCATGTTCTTCCTACTTATGGATATGCACGCATGTACAGCGGGGTGTCTCTTGACTCTTTCTTGAAGTACATAACTATCCAGTCTTTGACAGAAGAAGGGCTTGCAAAGCTTGGTCCTCATGTGGCAACCATGGCTGAGGTTGAGGGATTAGATGCTCATAAAAGAGCAGTAACCCTTCGCCTTGAAGACATTAAAGCAAGACAAGTTGTATGA
- the LOC122606012 gene encoding histidinol dehydrogenase, chloroplastic isoform X2: MKSYKLADLTQMEVDNLKARPRINFTSIFSTVQPIVDDVRSRGDAAVKDYTLKFDKVEIEKIIENVNDLPDPELDDAVRESFDVAYSNIYAFHAAQKPVEKVVENMKGVRCKRVARSISSVGLYVPGGTAVLPSTALMLAIPAQIAGCKTVVLATPPSSDGSICKEVLYCAKKAGVTHILKAGGAQAISAMAWGTSSCPKVEKIYGPGNQYVTAAKMILQNSEAMVSIDMPAGPSEVLVIADKYASPVHIAADLLSQAEHGPDSQVVLVIAGDGVDIKAIDEEITKQCNSLPRGEFASKALSHSFTVFARDMVEAVTFSNLYAPEHLIINVKDAEKWESFIENAGSVFLGQWTPESVGDYASGTNHVLPTYGYARMYSGVSLDSFLKYITIQSLTEEGLAKLGPHVATMAEVEGLDAHKRAVTLRLEDIKARQVV; encoded by the exons ATGAAATCCTATAAGCTAGCTGATCTTACACAGATGGAGGTTGACAATCTCAAAGCCCGACCCCGAATTAATTTTACTTCCATTTTCAGTACA GTTCAACCTATTGTTGATGATGTTCGCAGCAGAGGTGATGCGGCTGTTAAAGA TTATACTCTCAAGTTTGACAAAGTTGAAATAGAAAAGATTATTGAAAATGTCAATGATCTTCCAGACCCGGAG CTTGATGATGCTGTTCGCGAGTCCTTTGATGTGGCATACAGCAACATCTATGCATTTCATGCTGCACAAAAGCCAGTTGAGAAAGTCGTTGAGAATATGAAA GGTGTTAGATGCAAACGAGTGGCGAGGAGCATTTCTTCTGTTGGTCTTTATGTTCCAGGAGGCACTGCAGTTCTACCCTCAACCGCTCTTATGCTTGCCATT CCAGCACAGATTGCTGGATGTAAAACAGTAGTGCTTGCAACTCCTCCATCTAGTGATGGCAGCATCTGCAAG GAGGTACTATATTGTGCGAAGAAGGCCGGTGTGACCCACATTCTTAAAGCAGGAGGAGCTCAG GCGATTTCTGCCATGGCATGGGGAACGTCATCATGTCCTAAG GTTGAGAAGATATATGGTCCTGGAAATCAGTACGTAACAGCTGCAAAAATGATTCTACAA AACAGCGAGGCTATGGTATCTATCGACATGCCGGCAGGGCCATCGGAAGTGCTCGTCATTGCTGACAAATATGCCAGCCCTGTTCACATAGCTGCGGATCTGCTTTCTCAG GCGGAGCATGGGCCAGATAGCCAGGTGGTTCTGGTAATTGCAGGTGATGGTGTGGATATCAAAGCCATTGATGAAGAAATCACTAAACAATGCAATAGTCTCCCAAGAGGAGAGTTTGCTTCTAAAGCTCTTAGTCACAGCTTTACTGTGTTTGCACGTGATATGGTTGAG GCAGTTACATTTTCTAACTTATACGCACCGGAACATCTGATCATTAATGTAAAAGATGCAGAGAAGTGGGAGAGCTTTATTGAAAATGCAG GCTCTGTGTTTTTAGGGCAATGGACTCCAGAGAGTGTGGGGGATTATGCAAGCGGGACAAACCATGTTCTTCCTACTTATGGATATGCACGCATGTACAGCGGGGTGTCTCTTGACTCTTTCTTGAAGTACATAACTATCCAGTCTTTGACAGAAGAAGGGCTTGCAAAGCTTGGTCCTCATGTGGCAACCATGGCTGAGGTTGAGGGATTAGATGCTCATAAAAGAGCAGTAACCCTTCGCCTTGAAGACATTAAAGCAAGACAAGTTGTATGA
- the LOC122606015 gene encoding uncharacterized protein LOC122606015 produces the protein MRKFDPWGVFFKREFNRNWPFLVGFAVTGTIITKFSLGLTEEDRKNSVFAQRHKN, from the exons atgaggaaATTTGATCCGTGGGGAGTATTTTTCAAGAGAGAATTTAACAGGAACTGGCCTTTCCTCGTTGGCTTCGCCGTCACCGGCACCATTATCACCAAGTTTTCTCTCGGTCTCACTG AGGAAGACCGCAAGAACTCTGTCTTTGCTCAGAGGCACAAAAACTAA
- the LOC122606014 gene encoding UDP-glucuronic acid decarboxylase 5-like → MATNGSSSSSYTSTKPPPNPSPFRNAKFSQANMRILVTGGAGFIGSHLVDRLMQNEKNEVIVVDNYFTGSKDNLRQWSGHPRFELIRHDITQPLLVEVDQIYHLACPASPIYYKHNPVKTIKTNVMGTLNMLGLAKRVGARILLTSTSEVYGDPLEHPQDESYWGNVNPIGVRSCYDEGKRVAETLMFDYHRQHGIEIRIARIFNTYGPRMNIDDGRVVSNFIAQAIRNEPLTVQSPGTQTRSFCYVSDMVDGLMRLMEGSSTGPINIGNPGEFTMIELAETVKELINPKVEIQYVDNTPDDPRQRKPVITRANELLGWEPKIKLRDGLPLMEEDFRQRLGTTNKA, encoded by the exons ATGGCAACAAACggaagtagtagtagtagttatacaagtacaaaaccACCTCCTAACCCGTCTCCTTTCCGTAATGCCAAGTTTTCCCAG GCCAACATGAGAATACTGGTTACTGGAGGAGCTGGTTTCATTGGCTCTCACCTAGTTGATAGATTGAtgcaaaatgaaaaaaatgag GTGATAGTTGTGGATAATTACTTTACTGGCTCAAAGGATAACCTTAGGCAATGGTCCGGTCACCCAAGATTTGAGCTTATTCGTCATG ATATCACACAGCCTTTGTTGGTTGAAGTCGATCAAATATACCATCTAGCTTGTCCAGCTTCTCCGATATATTacaaacataatcctgtcaag ACCATAAAGACCAATGTGATGGGAACCTTAAACATGTTGGGACTTGCCAAACGAGTTGGGGCTAG GATATTGTTGACATCAACTTCAGAGGTTTATGGAGATCCTCTTGAGCATCCTCAGGATGAAAGCTACTGGGGAAATGTCAATCCCATTG GAGTTAGGAGTTGTTATGATGAAGGCAAACGAGTCGCTGAGACTTTGATGTTTGACTATCATAGGCAGCACGGAATAG AAATAAGGATTGCTAGGATATTCAATACATATGGACCAAGAATGAACATTGATGATGGCCGTGTTGTCAGCAATTTCATAGCTCAAGCAATTCG CAATGAGCCCTTGACAGTTCAATCACCCGGAACTCAGACTCGGAGCTTCTGCTACGTCTCTGACATG GTGGATGGTCTTATGCGACTTATGGAAGGAAGCAGTACAGGACCAATCAATATTGGAAATCCAG GTGAATTCACCATGATTGAGCTTGCTGAGACTGTGAAAGAG CTGATCAATCCAAAAGTGGAAATCCAATATGTGGACAATACTCCCGATGATCCACGGCAGAGAAAGCCAGTTATCACCAGGGCAAATGAGTTGCTTGGATGGGAACCAAAAATTAAGTTGCGTGATGGCCTTCCTCTTATGGAAGAGGATTTCAGACAGAGGCTTGGAACCACCAACAAGGCCTAA
- the LOC122604311 gene encoding dolichyl-diphosphooligosaccharide--protein glycosyltransferase subunit 4A-like, which translates to MITDNDLGFIANFLGICIFALVIAYHYVLADPKYEGN; encoded by the coding sequence ATGATCACCGATAACGACTTGGGGTTCATTGCCAACTTTCTTGGCATATGCATTTTTGCACTTGTAATTGCTTATCATTATGTGTTGGCTGACCCGAAGTATGAAGGAAATTGA
- the LOC122604310 gene encoding SEC14-like protein 5, with protein sequence MGETLHLFKSNKKLELRISATQNIPKSRILGPLANKSSKKTLKCVTSMKVSLVATGGAKDIGSFLLTTAALEIVRRFSSTHCPFVWHGIQALQVLCCPPFKWIQKWAPFTGLVKRMQMLSKPLMFLTVAKGLFDESGSSKGTLSGSSAELTELSTQLAIQDTRSFNNVLRSVDMEDWLVKLYSELDKQAITIPERMNVDELRRFYAVSEGDFAKFLGSVKKTIRWRHKYSLMSPQELVEWVNMVFWHGSDVMQRPCLIIRVGIAGSVLASKGQAQFVRAVVSQVEYGVLNLLDAEHPQITVLMDCEGLTPFGFPVKTFRSCAILLQDHYPNRLGCLLVVRLPSVARMITQTLFQVLKPRTQRKLIVVGDDYPEVLSRYFQELPPFLGGSCSCPKCAIKLEAVQEKIEDHHLNSTSSGSELCVGASLDISREHVKVAAVGALLLWVCFAFILGVYYHQLLLPQLYSRSGS encoded by the exons ATGGGGGAGACTTTACACTTGTTTAAATCAAATAAGAAGCTGGAGCTAAGAATTAGTGCTACTCAAAATATCCCTAAAAGTCGTATACTTGGTCCACTTGCAAACAAATCTTCAAAAAAGACGTTAAAATGTGTTACTTCAATGAAAGTCAGTTTAGTAGCCACTGGCGGTGCTAAGGATATTGGATCCTTTCTTCTGACAACAGCAGCACTCGAGATCGTTCGAAGGTTCTCTTCAACTCATTGTCCATTTGTCTGGCACGGGATTCAGGCGCTTCAAGTTCTCTGCTGTCCGCCATTTAAATGGATCCAGAAATGGGCTCCTTTCACTGGTTTGGTTAAAAGAATGCAG ATGTTGTCAAAGCCATTGATGTTCCTCACAGTGGCAAAAGGTTTATTTGATGAATCAGGCTCCTCAAAAGGAACACTCAGTGGATCAAGTGCTGAACTGACAGAATTATCTACACAATTGGCCATCCAAGACACAAG GTCTTTCAACAACGTTTTGAGAAGTGTTGACATGGAAGATTGGTTGGTGAAACTCTATTCAGAGCTTGATAAGCAGGCTATTACTATACCAGAGAG GATGAATGTGGATGAGCTTCGTAGATTCTATGCTGTCTCTGAAGGCGACTTTGCAAAGTTTTTAGGTTCAGTTAAGAAGACCATTCGTTGGAGGCACAAATACAGTCTTATGTCACCACAAGAACTTGTAGAGTGGGTCAATATGGTCTTTTGGCATGGATCTGATGTGATGCAACGACCTTGCCTCATTATACGCGTCGGGATAGCAGGCTCCGTATTGGCTTCAAAAGGCCAAGCGCAGTTTGTTAGGGCAGTAG tTTCCCAGGTGGAGTATGGAGTTCTCAACTTGCTTGATGCGGAACATCCTCAGATTACTGTCTTGATGGATTGTGAAGGACTAACACCCTTTGGGTTCCCTGTAAAAACATTCAGATCATGTGCGATACTTCTTCAAGATCATTATCCAAACCGGCTTGGATGTTTACTTGTTGTACGACTTCCTTCTGTTGCGCGAATGATAACTCAAACTCTATTCCAA GTTTTGAAGCCTAGGACCCAGCGAAAATTAATAGTCGTGGGTGACGACTACCCAGAGGTTCTTTCCAGATACTTTCAAGAATTGCCACCTTTTCTTGGCGGCAGTTGTTCTTGCCCTAAATGTGCAATTAAGTTGGAGGCAGTACAGGAAAAGATAGAAGATCACCATCTAAATAGTACATCGTCTGGTTCTGAGCTTTGTGTTGGCGCTAGCTTAGATATAAGTAGGGAGCATGTAAAGGTGGCTGCTGTGGGTGCGCTGCTTCTATGGGTATGTTTTGCTTTCATTTTAGGAGTATATTATCACCAGCTTTTGCTCCCTCAGTTGTACAGCAGAAGTGGTTCTTGA